The Cellulomonas fulva genome includes a window with the following:
- a CDS encoding ClpP family protease yields the protein MIIPYVTQKVPGGERSLDVYSWLLADRIVYLGSPIDDEVANVVVAQLLHLESADPDGRIDLYVNSPGGSPSAMLAIYDAMQYVRPTVTTTCVGRAAADAAVLFAGGAAGQRSMLAHARVVLHQPGTQARGDVPDLILAADEIVRVRSELEEVLARHTGRSAEVLRRDTDRALVLTAHQAVEYGLADQVIDRGALRRPAA from the coding sequence GTGATCATCCCCTACGTCACTCAGAAGGTCCCCGGCGGCGAGCGCTCGCTCGACGTGTACTCGTGGCTGCTGGCGGACCGGATCGTCTACCTCGGGTCCCCGATCGACGACGAGGTCGCGAACGTCGTCGTCGCGCAGCTCCTGCACCTCGAGTCCGCCGACCCGGACGGGCGGATCGACCTGTACGTGAACTCGCCGGGCGGGTCCCCGTCGGCGATGCTCGCGATCTACGACGCCATGCAGTACGTGCGCCCGACGGTCACGACGACGTGCGTGGGACGGGCGGCCGCGGACGCCGCGGTGCTGTTCGCGGGTGGCGCCGCGGGCCAACGGTCGATGCTCGCGCACGCCCGCGTCGTCCTGCATCAGCCGGGCACGCAGGCGCGCGGGGACGTGCCGGACCTGATCCTGGCCGCCGACGAGATCGTCCGCGTCCGCTCGGAGCTCGAGGAGGTGCTCGCGCGCCACACGGGACGGTCGGCCGAGGTCCTGCGCCGTGACACGGACCGGGCGCTGGTGCTGACCGCGCACCAGGCCGTGGAGTACGGCCTGGCGGACCAGGTGATCGACCGCGGGGCGCTCAGGCGGCCAGCAGCGTGA
- a CDS encoding DUF2975 domain-containing protein, translating to MDVWVVRAVRAVIVLVIAGLLFVQCVILPLLAVDIAEEEPELAPLRWVVVGIMIAGLLAAEVALVCIWRLLRLARRDAPFSTSAFRDVDVIIGCAAAGAVLAFALGWVLAPGEAVAPGIVAVIGIGGVCCAGIALLVVVMRLLLAKAVTLDTTASALRAELDEVI from the coding sequence ATGGACGTCTGGGTCGTCCGCGCGGTGCGCGCGGTCATCGTGCTCGTCATCGCGGGGCTGCTGTTCGTGCAGTGCGTCATCCTGCCGCTGCTCGCGGTCGACATCGCCGAGGAGGAGCCGGAGCTCGCGCCGCTGCGCTGGGTGGTCGTCGGCATCATGATCGCGGGGCTCCTCGCCGCCGAGGTCGCGCTCGTGTGCATCTGGCGCCTGCTGCGGCTCGCGCGCCGCGACGCGCCGTTCTCGACGTCGGCGTTCCGCGACGTGGACGTCATCATCGGCTGCGCGGCCGCCGGCGCCGTCCTGGCCTTCGCGCTCGGCTGGGTCCTCGCGCCCGGCGAGGCGGTCGCGCCCGGGATCGTCGCCGTCATCGGGATCGGGGGCGTGTGCTGCGCGGGGATCGCCCTGCTCGTCGTGGTGATGCGCCTCCTGCTCGCGAAGGCGGTGACGCTCGACACGACCGCGAGCGCGCTGCGCGCCGAGCTCGACGAGGTGATCTGA
- a CDS encoding zinc-dependent alcohol dehydrogenase family protein encodes MRATVIHGERDIRVEEVPDPVLRYGTDAIVRVVAACVCGSDLWPYRGVQRTDSPHRIGHELVGVVEEIGTEVSGLSVGDFVIAPFYVCDSTCLNCRNGVSTSCLNGGWWGSEDGPGSSLDGGQGERVRVPLADGTLVVVPGTPSDELVPHLLTLSDVMGTGHHAAVSGGVRAGSTVAVVGDGAVGLCAVLASQRLGASRIVAMSRHEARQALARSFGATDVVPERGDEGVARLKDMFSGIGPDVVLECVGTKESMDQALRSARPGGQVGFVGVPSGGPELPVRTMFGTNVGVRGGVAPVRGYIEELLPEVLDGRLQPGRVFDLTLPLDQAAEAYAAMDERRATKVLLRP; translated from the coding sequence ATGCGTGCGACGGTGATTCACGGTGAGCGGGACATCCGGGTCGAGGAGGTCCCCGACCCCGTGCTCCGGTACGGCACGGACGCGATCGTCCGCGTCGTGGCGGCGTGCGTGTGCGGGTCCGACCTGTGGCCCTACCGCGGGGTCCAGCGCACCGACTCACCGCACCGCATCGGGCACGAGCTCGTCGGCGTGGTCGAGGAGATCGGCACCGAGGTCAGCGGCCTGTCGGTGGGCGACTTCGTCATCGCGCCGTTCTACGTGTGCGACTCGACCTGCCTCAACTGTCGCAACGGCGTCAGCACCTCCTGCCTCAACGGCGGCTGGTGGGGCAGCGAGGACGGTCCCGGCAGCTCGCTCGACGGCGGCCAGGGCGAGCGCGTCCGCGTACCGCTGGCGGACGGCACGCTCGTCGTCGTCCCCGGGACGCCGTCCGACGAGCTGGTGCCGCACCTGCTGACGCTGTCCGACGTCATGGGGACCGGGCACCACGCCGCGGTGTCCGGTGGCGTGCGCGCGGGCTCGACCGTGGCGGTCGTCGGGGACGGCGCCGTCGGTCTGTGCGCCGTGCTCGCGTCGCAGCGGCTCGGCGCGTCGCGGATCGTCGCGATGTCCCGGCACGAGGCGCGGCAGGCGCTCGCGCGGTCGTTCGGCGCGACCGACGTGGTCCCCGAGCGGGGCGACGAGGGCGTGGCGCGGCTCAAGGACATGTTCTCCGGCATCGGGCCCGACGTGGTGCTCGAGTGCGTGGGGACCAAGGAGTCGATGGACCAGGCGCTGCGGTCCGCGCGCCCGGGCGGCCAGGTGGGGTTCGTGGGTGTGCCGTCCGGCGGGCCCGAGCTTCCCGTGCGGACCATGTTCGGCACCAACGTCGGCGTGCGCGGCGGCGTCGCGCCGGTGCGCGGCTACATCGAGGAGCTGCTGCCGGAGGTGCTGGACGGACGACTGCAGCCCGGACGCGTCTTCGACCTGACGCTCCCGCTGGACCAGGCCGCCGAGGCGTACGCGGCCATGGACGAGCGCCGCGCCACGAAGGTCCTGCTGCGCCCCTGA
- the map gene encoding type I methionyl aminopeptidase has product MIEILSPAEVERAAATGALVADILQTLRSRCTVGTNLLDVDRWARSMILDAGAQSCYVDYAPSFGRGPFGHYICTAVNDAVLHGLPHDYALADGDLLTLDLAVLLRGVAADSAISFVVGSARPPESVALIETTERALAAGIAAAGPGVRLGDVSYAIGSVLAAAGYPVNTEFGGHGIGSTMHQDPHVPNTGRPGRGYTLRPGLLLALEPWVMVDTDELVTDDDGWTLRSATGCRTAHSEHTVAITEDGARVLTLPTRAASVSS; this is encoded by the coding sequence ATGATCGAGATCCTCAGCCCGGCCGAGGTCGAGCGCGCCGCGGCCACCGGCGCGCTGGTCGCCGACATCCTGCAGACCCTGCGGTCCCGGTGCACCGTGGGGACCAACCTCCTGGACGTCGACCGCTGGGCGCGGTCGATGATCCTCGACGCCGGGGCGCAGTCCTGCTACGTCGACTACGCGCCGTCGTTCGGCCGCGGGCCGTTCGGGCACTACATCTGCACCGCGGTGAACGACGCCGTGCTCCACGGGCTGCCGCACGACTACGCGCTCGCCGACGGCGACCTGCTGACCCTCGACCTCGCCGTCCTCCTGCGCGGCGTCGCCGCCGACTCGGCGATCAGCTTCGTCGTGGGCTCCGCGCGACCGCCGGAGAGCGTCGCCCTGATCGAGACCACCGAGCGCGCGCTGGCCGCGGGGATCGCCGCGGCCGGGCCCGGCGTGCGGCTCGGCGACGTCTCGTACGCGATCGGCTCGGTGCTCGCCGCCGCCGGGTACCCGGTCAACACCGAGTTCGGCGGCCACGGCATCGGCTCGACGATGCACCAGGACCCGCACGTCCCCAACACCGGCCGGCCGGGACGCGGCTACACGCTGCGCCCCGGCCTGCTGCTCGCGCTGGAGCCGTGGGTCATGGTGGACACCGACGAGCTCGTCACCGACGACGACGGCTGGACGCTGCGCAGCGCGACGGGCTGCCGCACCGCCCACAGCGAGCACACGGTCGCGATCACCGAGGACGGCGCGCGGGTCCTCACGCTGCCCACGCGTGCCGCCTCCGTGTCCTCCTAG
- a CDS encoding helix-turn-helix domain-containing protein codes for MATATGTTSVWQRRLRWRDAVGAVLRERRLDAGLRLTDVSARAGVSTQYLSEIERGRKEPSSEVLAAVTDALDLSLADLALRVADLLAPRPGRLPARAPAVVLDLTGRHDALVSRAPVPRSSVSRSSVPSPAVTLLAA; via the coding sequence ATGGCGACGGCGACGGGGACGACGAGCGTGTGGCAGCGGCGCCTGCGGTGGCGGGACGCGGTGGGCGCGGTGCTGCGCGAGCGCCGGCTCGACGCGGGCCTGCGGCTGACCGACGTGTCCGCGCGCGCGGGCGTCTCGACGCAGTACCTCTCGGAGATCGAGCGAGGCCGCAAGGAGCCCTCGTCGGAGGTGCTCGCGGCCGTGACCGACGCGCTCGACCTGTCGCTCGCCGACCTCGCGCTGCGGGTCGCGGACCTGTTGGCGCCGCGGCCGGGGCGCCTGCCCGCACGGGCCCCTGCGGTCGTCCTCGACCTCACCGGACGCCACGACGCGCTCGTGTCCCGCGCGCCTGTGCCCCGCTCGTCTGTGTCCCGCTCGTCTGTGCCCTCTCCCGCGGTCACGCTGCTGGCCGCCTGA
- a CDS encoding Tat pathway signal sequence domain protein, producing the protein MSNEKSRLDELPALGRRSFLAMSGAAVVVAAGASGAVAGGGSHRPSPWRPGPPRRGGAAAQRAATAFLQSATDAYPTINTGPRLAQSYADELGLFSTAFVYDNALAIGALLADCGRGTLATAKVLGDGLVYAQEHDPVHDDGRLRQGYNVGPYTFYDGNPQPNGFVQPDGTANIGWQFGFLGTAVGDMAWPGLALLQLYGATRERRYLDAAVRIGEWITTNAWSTRPLGGFSFGVDGADNPVPNGSTEHNIDCVAFFTMLQHVTRDKAWGKAAAHARAFVERMWSRADGWFWTGTNDGTEINRDPVPLDPATWSWLALRDRRYAGALDWAGRALATTDVSTAPTSQLPDGEKVSGVTFSTASLTSTAQYNGITVHPQGVWLEGTAQLATSLADRGGRADRARSEALLAQVRHAQDALGTGQHLGGVEVDGGVVAASSLIDSGFGFGYFQVQHVGATAWFLFASTRTNPMRWGGLR; encoded by the coding sequence ATGTCGAACGAGAAGTCACGTCTGGACGAGCTGCCGGCCCTCGGGCGCCGGTCCTTCCTGGCCATGTCCGGTGCGGCGGTCGTCGTCGCGGCGGGTGCCAGCGGTGCCGTCGCGGGCGGTGGCTCGCACCGCCCGTCGCCGTGGCGACCCGGACCGCCGCGGCGCGGGGGCGCGGCCGCGCAGCGCGCGGCCACCGCCTTCCTGCAGTCCGCGACGGACGCCTACCCGACGATCAACACCGGGCCGCGGCTGGCGCAGAGCTACGCCGACGAGCTCGGGCTGTTCAGCACCGCGTTCGTCTACGACAACGCGCTGGCGATCGGCGCGCTGCTCGCCGACTGCGGCCGCGGCACGCTCGCCACGGCCAAGGTGCTCGGTGACGGCCTGGTCTACGCGCAGGAGCACGACCCGGTCCACGACGACGGCCGGCTCCGGCAGGGCTACAACGTCGGGCCGTACACGTTCTACGACGGCAACCCGCAGCCGAACGGGTTCGTCCAGCCGGACGGCACCGCCAACATCGGCTGGCAGTTCGGGTTCCTGGGCACGGCGGTCGGGGACATGGCGTGGCCGGGCCTCGCCCTCCTGCAGCTCTACGGCGCCACCCGGGAGCGGCGCTACCTCGACGCGGCGGTGCGCATCGGCGAGTGGATCACGACGAACGCGTGGTCGACGCGGCCGCTGGGTGGCTTCTCGTTCGGGGTCGACGGCGCCGACAACCCCGTGCCGAACGGGTCGACGGAGCACAACATCGACTGCGTCGCCTTCTTCACGATGCTGCAGCACGTCACCCGGGACAAGGCCTGGGGGAAGGCGGCGGCCCACGCGCGCGCCTTCGTCGAGCGCATGTGGTCCCGCGCGGACGGCTGGTTCTGGACCGGCACCAACGACGGCACGGAGATCAACCGCGACCCGGTCCCGCTGGACCCGGCGACCTGGAGCTGGCTGGCGCTGCGCGACCGCCGGTACGCGGGCGCCCTCGACTGGGCCGGGCGCGCGCTGGCGACCACGGACGTCTCGACCGCGCCGACGTCCCAGCTGCCGGACGGCGAGAAGGTCTCCGGCGTCACCTTCAGCACGGCGAGCCTGACCTCGACCGCGCAGTACAACGGGATCACGGTGCACCCGCAGGGCGTGTGGCTCGAGGGCACGGCGCAGCTCGCGACCTCGCTCGCCGACCGCGGTGGCCGGGCGGACCGGGCGCGTTCCGAGGCGCTGCTCGCGCAGGTGCGTCACGCGCAGGACGCGCTCGGCACGGGTCAGCACCTGGGCGGCGTCGAGGTGGACGGCGGCGTGGTCGCGGCGTCCAGCCTCATCGACTCCGGGTTCGGGTTCGGCTACTTCCAGGTCCAGCACGTCGGCGCGACCGCGTGGTTCCTGTTCGCGTCCACCCGGACCAACCCGATGCGCTGGGGCGGCCTGCGCTAG
- a CDS encoding ClpP family protease yields MTETTLPRTADYDELLAQRLLHQRVLLMGTALDEALGNRLCSALLVLAAEDPHRDITLLVNSPGGSVPAMLAIRDVMHLVPCDVATVAIGWAASAGQFLLSSGTPGKRAALPHARVLLHQGSAGIGGSAVDVELQADDLRHTRDTVLGLIAADTGQPVERVTEDSQRDRWFTAAEALEYGFVDRVVDDVAQVLPWFATSAGFGGAR; encoded by the coding sequence ATGACCGAGACCACGCTCCCCCGGACCGCCGACTACGACGAGCTGCTGGCGCAACGCCTGCTGCACCAACGGGTCCTGCTCATGGGCACCGCGCTCGACGAGGCGCTCGGCAACCGCCTGTGCTCGGCGCTGCTGGTGCTCGCGGCCGAGGACCCGCACCGCGACATCACGCTCCTGGTCAACTCCCCCGGCGGCTCCGTACCGGCCATGCTCGCGATCCGCGACGTGATGCACCTGGTGCCGTGCGACGTGGCGACGGTCGCGATCGGCTGGGCCGCGAGCGCCGGCCAGTTCCTGCTCTCGTCGGGCACGCCCGGCAAGCGCGCGGCGCTGCCGCACGCCCGGGTACTGCTGCACCAGGGCTCGGCCGGCATCGGCGGCTCGGCGGTGGACGTCGAGCTGCAGGCCGACGACCTGCGGCACACGCGGGACACCGTGCTCGGTCTCATCGCCGCGGACACGGGCCAGCCGGTCGAGCGGGTCACGGAGGACTCGCAGCGGGACCGCTGGTTCACCGCCGCGGAGGCGCTCGAGTACGGGTTCGTCGACCGCGTGGTCGACGACGTGGCGCAGGTGCTGCCGTGGTTCGCCACGTCCGCCGGATTCGGGGGTGCGCGGTGA
- a CDS encoding glycoside hydrolase family 3 protein — protein MARRTDPAARRHGPRTTVLAGALTAGLVGLAGIAALPAAAGGHGPGRDHDPRQPELGTRGVPIITVDHRRFRDLDRDGRLTPYEDWRRSAASRADDLVGRMTPEEKAGLLVHGTLPTTATGYRFEDTTSAGVTQLLGDRHITTFITRLSATPAQLATANNAVQEAAEGQRLGIPVVVSTDPRNGFSVTAGQTVARQGVTAMPDAIGWAAADSPRLTRLLGDVVRQEYRAVGIQEGLSPQADLATEPRWTRINGTFGSDSDDARDQVEAYVEGLQDGDDGLRTTSVATVTKHWVGYGAQANGYDSHYYYGRYAIFPGDNFAEHLVPFEGAFDAQTSGIMPTYSILQDLVYQGHAVEQTGAGFSSFLLQDVLRGDYGFDGVIVSDWGITGSCPVECQETRPPAPFFGSWGVGMPWGVEDLSVVERFALAINAGVDQVGGSDEPANVLAAADGGLLTQDRIDESARRVLEQKLRLGLFENPYVDVTRAAKVAGNRWFQRIGDDAQARSLTLLTNEDRVLPVTTRSGHGHAWGTTSGRGHRSSPTVYLSGVSADVARDHGLRVTTDLGSADLAIVRLADPRAGDDLTGLEWTGDEEDYQAFLAATDAGVPTIAVPKLDRPLILTDVVDRAAAVLANYGVSDDVLVETILGERSPGGELPFELPSSMAAVEAQLADVPDDSADPLFEHGFGLSYRTGHGHHHR, from the coding sequence ATGGCACGCAGGACCGACCCAGCCGCGCGGCGGCACGGACCACGGACGACGGTGCTGGCGGGCGCGCTCACGGCTGGGCTGGTCGGGCTGGCCGGGATCGCGGCACTGCCCGCGGCGGCGGGTGGTCACGGCCCGGGCCGTGACCACGACCCGCGCCAGCCCGAGCTGGGCACCCGCGGGGTCCCCATCATCACCGTGGACCACCGCAGGTTCCGCGACCTCGACCGCGACGGCCGGCTGACCCCGTACGAGGACTGGCGTCGCAGCGCGGCGAGCCGCGCGGACGACCTCGTCGGGCGGATGACCCCGGAGGAGAAGGCCGGCCTGCTGGTCCACGGGACGCTCCCGACGACCGCGACGGGCTACCGCTTCGAGGACACGACGAGCGCCGGGGTCACCCAGCTCCTGGGCGACCGGCACATCACGACCTTCATCACCCGCCTCAGCGCGACGCCCGCGCAGCTCGCGACCGCCAACAACGCGGTGCAGGAGGCGGCCGAGGGGCAGCGGCTGGGCATCCCCGTCGTCGTGTCCACCGACCCCCGCAACGGCTTCTCGGTGACCGCGGGCCAGACGGTCGCCCGCCAAGGCGTCACGGCGATGCCCGACGCGATCGGCTGGGCCGCCGCGGACTCCCCGCGGCTGACGCGGCTGCTCGGCGACGTCGTGCGGCAGGAGTACCGCGCGGTCGGCATCCAGGAGGGCCTCTCGCCGCAGGCCGACCTGGCGACCGAGCCGCGCTGGACGCGGATCAACGGCACCTTCGGCTCGGACTCCGACGACGCGCGCGACCAGGTCGAGGCGTACGTCGAGGGGCTGCAGGACGGTGACGACGGGCTGCGCACGACGAGCGTCGCGACCGTCACCAAGCACTGGGTCGGCTACGGCGCCCAGGCCAACGGCTACGACAGCCACTACTACTACGGCCGCTACGCGATCTTCCCGGGGGACAACTTCGCCGAGCACCTGGTCCCGTTCGAGGGCGCGTTCGACGCGCAGACCTCCGGCATCATGCCGACGTACTCGATCCTGCAGGACCTCGTCTACCAGGGGCACGCCGTCGAGCAGACCGGTGCGGGCTTCAGCAGCTTCCTGCTGCAGGACGTCCTGCGCGGCGACTACGGGTTCGACGGCGTCATCGTGTCCGACTGGGGCATCACCGGCAGCTGCCCGGTGGAGTGCCAGGAGACGCGGCCGCCGGCGCCGTTCTTCGGCTCCTGGGGCGTCGGCATGCCGTGGGGCGTCGAGGACCTGTCGGTCGTCGAGCGGTTCGCGCTCGCGATCAACGCCGGGGTCGACCAGGTCGGCGGCTCCGACGAGCCCGCCAACGTGCTCGCGGCCGCCGACGGCGGCCTGCTCACGCAGGACCGGATCGACGAGTCCGCGCGGCGCGTGCTCGAGCAGAAGCTGCGGCTCGGCCTGTTCGAGAACCCGTACGTCGACGTCACGCGGGCGGCGAAGGTCGCGGGCAACCGGTGGTTCCAGAGGATCGGCGACGACGCGCAGGCGCGGTCGCTGACGCTCCTGACCAACGAGGACCGCGTACTGCCGGTCACCACCCGCTCGGGCCACGGGCACGCGTGGGGCACGACGAGCGGGCGCGGCCACCGGTCGAGCCCGACGGTCTACCTGTCCGGCGTCTCGGCCGACGTCGCCCGGGACCACGGCCTGCGCGTCACGACCGACCTAGGCTCGGCCGACCTCGCGATCGTGCGGCTCGCCGACCCGCGTGCGGGCGACGACCTGACGGGCCTCGAGTGGACGGGCGACGAGGAGGACTACCAGGCGTTCCTGGCGGCCACCGACGCGGGCGTCCCGACCATCGCGGTGCCCAAGCTCGACCGGCCGCTGATCCTCACGGACGTCGTCGACCGGGCCGCCGCGGTGCTGGCGAACTACGGCGTGTCCGACGACGTGCTGGTCGAGACGATCCTCGGCGAGCGGTCGCCGGGCGGCGAGCTCCCGTTCGAGCTGCCGTCGTCGATGGCTGCCGTCGAGGCGCAGCTGGCGGACGTGCCCGACGACTCCGCCGACCCGCTGTTCGAGCACGGCTTCGGGCTGTCCTACCGGACGGGGCACGGCCACCACCACCGGTGA
- a CDS encoding MBL fold metallo-hydrolase: MTVVSLHGHACARFERDGRVLVVDPGGFSEPDATAGADAVLVTHEHADHVVPDRLTAELAADPTLEVWAPQPVVEALVRAGADEARVHALAVGDEVEAAGFAVRALGGRHATIHPDLPVPVNLALLVDGRVLHPGDSLTQPPADVPVELLLLPVSAPWLKLAEAVDYLRAVAPTTAVPIHDAILSDAGKALVDRVSKQLAGDGTTYRRLAPGETLTLG, from the coding sequence ATGACGGTCGTCAGCCTGCACGGTCACGCGTGCGCCCGGTTCGAGCGGGACGGCCGCGTGCTCGTCGTCGATCCCGGTGGCTTCAGCGAGCCGGACGCGACCGCGGGGGCGGACGCGGTGCTGGTCACCCACGAGCACGCCGACCACGTCGTCCCCGACCGCCTCACCGCCGAGCTGGCGGCGGACCCCACGCTCGAGGTGTGGGCTCCGCAGCCGGTGGTGGAGGCGCTCGTGCGGGCCGGCGCCGACGAGGCCCGCGTCCACGCGCTCGCCGTCGGGGACGAGGTCGAGGCGGCCGGGTTCGCCGTCCGCGCGCTCGGCGGCCGGCACGCGACGATCCACCCGGACCTGCCCGTGCCCGTCAACCTGGCCCTCCTGGTCGACGGCCGGGTGCTGCACCCGGGCGACTCGCTGACGCAGCCGCCCGCCGACGTGCCCGTCGAGCTGCTCCTGCTGCCCGTGAGCGCGCCCTGGCTCAAGCTCGCCGAGGCGGTCGACTACCTGCGGGCGGTGGCGCCGACGACCGCGGTGCCGATCCACGACGCGATCCTCAGCGACGCGGGCAAGGCGCTCGTCGACCGCGTCTCGAAGCAGCTCGCGGGAGACGGCACGACCTACCGGCGACTGGCGCCGGGGGAGACGCTCACGCTCGGTTGA
- a CDS encoding helix-turn-helix domain-containing protein, producing MPIVVDIDVALARSKMSVGELAERVGITPANLAVLKNGRAKAVRFSTLEALCEALGCQPGDLLRHEPADDRTPAAP from the coding sequence ATGCCGATCGTCGTCGACATCGACGTCGCCCTCGCTCGCAGCAAGATGTCCGTCGGCGAGCTCGCGGAGCGCGTCGGGATCACCCCGGCGAACCTGGCGGTGCTGAAGAACGGCCGCGCCAAGGCTGTGCGCTTCAGCACGCTCGAGGCGCTCTGCGAGGCGCTCGGCTGCCAGCCCGGCGACCTGCTGCGCCACGAGCCCGCCGACGACCGGACCCCTGCCGCTCCCTGA
- a CDS encoding cellulase family glycosylhydrolase, whose translation MRRPLWTSLAALVGTLALTATLAAPATAGGPAGHGPHDRHGTRHQPSAERVVAGMQPGWNLGNTFDSVGADETAWGNPRVTRQLIRTVRAQGFRSIRIPVTLGQFEGPPPDYAIDDATLDRIQEVVDWSLDARLSVLLDLHHDSWQWVNQMPTRHDEVLAQFTATWEQLAERFRDYPRTLLFESVNEPQFAGSSGEDQEYALLDELNTTFHEVVRSSGGRNADRVLVLPTLHTDSGQARLDSLLETYEALDDENVAATFHYYGYWPFSVNVAGGTRFDETALADMTGAFDRVETTLRDAGIPVILGEYGLLGFDRHTGTIEQGEKLKFFEQLGYEARTAGVTTMLWDNGQHLGRTTYRWSDPALFAQIRSSWTTRSGTASTDQVFVHPDAVAEQSVTLDLHGTRFVALTDGRKPLRAGKDYRLSGSTLTLPTRLLERLVGSSAGYGTRATLTAWFTRGVPWRIEVVAADEPVLAAATGTTEDFAVPTQFRGDRLATMEATYADGSFAGPHGWTAFKEFDVAFAPDEAAGEIVLRPAFFAEVTDGAPVTLTFHFWSGAELAYTVTRNGTAVTGTP comes from the coding sequence ATGCGACGACCCCTCTGGACGAGCCTCGCGGCGCTCGTCGGAACCCTGGCGCTCACCGCCACCCTGGCCGCACCCGCGACGGCCGGCGGCCCCGCCGGCCACGGCCCCCACGACCGCCACGGCACCAGGCACCAGCCGTCCGCCGAGCGCGTCGTCGCCGGGATGCAGCCCGGCTGGAACCTGGGCAACACGTTCGACTCCGTCGGCGCCGACGAGACCGCGTGGGGCAACCCGCGCGTCACCCGGCAGCTGATCCGCACGGTCAGGGCCCAGGGCTTCCGCAGCATCCGCATCCCGGTCACGCTGGGCCAGTTCGAGGGCCCCCCACCGGACTACGCGATCGACGACGCGACGCTGGACCGCATCCAGGAGGTCGTCGACTGGTCGCTCGACGCGCGCCTGTCCGTGCTGCTCGACCTGCACCACGACTCGTGGCAGTGGGTCAACCAGATGCCGACGCGGCACGACGAGGTGCTCGCGCAGTTCACCGCCACCTGGGAGCAGCTCGCGGAGCGGTTCCGGGACTACCCGCGCACGCTGCTGTTCGAGTCCGTCAACGAGCCGCAGTTCGCCGGCTCGTCGGGCGAGGACCAGGAGTACGCCCTGCTCGACGAGCTGAACACGACGTTCCACGAGGTCGTGCGCTCGTCGGGCGGCCGCAACGCCGACCGCGTGCTGGTGCTGCCGACGCTGCACACCGACAGCGGGCAGGCGCGGCTCGACAGCCTCCTCGAGACGTACGAGGCGCTGGACGACGAGAACGTCGCGGCGACCTTCCACTACTACGGCTACTGGCCGTTCAGCGTGAACGTCGCGGGCGGCACGCGGTTCGACGAGACCGCGCTCGCGGACATGACCGGGGCGTTCGACCGCGTCGAGACCACGCTGCGCGACGCCGGCATCCCGGTGATCCTCGGCGAGTACGGCCTGCTCGGCTTCGACCGGCACACCGGCACCATCGAGCAGGGCGAGAAGCTCAAGTTCTTCGAGCAGCTCGGCTACGAGGCCCGGACCGCGGGCGTCACGACGATGCTGTGGGACAACGGCCAGCACCTCGGCCGGACCACCTACCGGTGGAGCGACCCCGCGCTGTTCGCCCAGATCCGCTCGAGCTGGACCACGCGCTCCGGCACGGCGTCCACCGACCAGGTCTTCGTCCACCCCGACGCGGTCGCCGAGCAGAGCGTGACGCTGGACCTCCACGGCACCCGGTTCGTCGCGCTGACGGACGGGCGCAAGCCGCTGCGCGCCGGCAAGGACTACCGGCTCTCGGGCTCGACGCTGACCCTGCCGACCCGGCTGCTCGAGCGCCTCGTCGGATCCTCGGCCGGCTACGGCACGCGCGCCACGCTGACGGCGTGGTTCACGCGCGGCGTGCCGTGGCGGATCGAGGTCGTCGCCGCCGACGAGCCCGTGCTCGCCGCCGCGACGGGGACCACGGAGGACTTCGCCGTCCCGACGCAGTTCCGCGGCGACCGGCTCGCCACCATGGAGGCGACCTACGCGGACGGCTCCTTCGCGGGGCCGCACGGGTGGACCGCGTTCAAGGAGTTCGACGTGGCGTTCGCGCCCGACGAGGCCGCGGGCGAGATCGTGCTCCGCCCGGCGTTCTTCGCCGAGGTGACGGACGGTGCGCCCGTCACGCTGACGTTCCACTTCTGGAGCGGCGCCGAGCTCGCGTACACGGTCACCCGCAACGGGACCGCGGTCACGGGCACGCCCTGA